One Trichoderma asperellum chromosome 5, complete sequence genomic region harbors:
- a CDS encoding uncharacterized protein (BUSCO:EOG092D4074), with protein MSSIHDLAAAAVAGSASSSQTGEDGTGAAKKRGAFIVLEGLDRSGKTTQVKLLEQRFVEEGRPAKVMRFPDRTTAIGQMIDGYLKSNVELDDHAIHLLFSANRWEAANQIRAYLAAGITVVSDRFYHSGIVYSAAKKNPHLPLAWARSPDVGLPRPDLVLFLDLDEETARSRGGWGSEKYEKEEMQRTVRELFWALSMGGKDIKGQDLLQQLGGIEGPSWRQDEEDLVVVDASRPVEDVAEAIWRKVKGRVDRVDMGEMGKVVRTAL; from the exons atgtCTTCCATCCACGACCTGGCCGCAGCCGCCGTCGCGGGCTCTGCGTCGTCGAGCCAGACGGGCGAGGACGGCACGGGGGCGGCCAAGAAGAGGGGCGCCTTTATCGTGCTGGAGGGGCTGGACCGCAGCGGCAAGACGACGCAggtgaagctgctggagcagAGGTTTGTGGAGGAGGGGAGACCGGCCAAGGTGATGAGGTTTCCTG ATAGAACGACGGCGATTGGGCAGATGATTGATGGCTATTTGAAGAGCAATGTTGAGCTGGATGATCATGCCATTCATCTTCTGTTTAGTGCCAACCGCTGGGAAGCTGC AAACCAAATCAGGGCATACCTCGCCGCCGGCATCACCGTCGTCTCAGATCGCTTCTACCACTCCGGCATCGTCTACTccgccgccaagaagaaCCCCCATCTACCGCTCGCCTGGGCGCGCTCGCCGGACGTCGGCCTGCCGCGCCCAGACCTGGTGCTCTTCCTGGACCTCGACGAGGAGACGGCCCGGTCGCGCGGCGGCTGGGGCAGCGAAAAGTACGAAAAGGAGGAGATGCAGCGGACGGTGCGCGAGCTGTTCTGGGCGCTGAGCATGGGCGGCAAGGACATCAAGGGGCAggatctgctgcagcagctgggcgGGATTGAGGGCCCGTCGTGGAGgcaggacgaggaggacCTGGTGGTTGTGGATGCGAGCAGGCCGGTGGAGGATGTGGCCGAGGCGATTTGGAGGAAGGTGAAGGGGAGGGTTGATAGGGTTGATATGGGCGAGATGGGCAAGGTGGTGAGGACTGCGTTGTGA
- a CDS encoding uncharacterized protein (EggNog:ENOG41), translating into MAAVTRQPFAPLDGARLQSLTSLKNRQNAAPVSPKRKAEFLEIDNCENVDPLLFSKRSKGVSSAKDGLKPSNYFLTPKISTPVRSSLATPVKAASTPRRILSAKSCLSKLGSENATPKSCPPPAGRSPTRGKRSGMLSSRRRTTRLDPPSFMGASSAPFSLDAALKGTIAGYTPKPAARKPMSSLLEPEAKSSWFFDIHEDTPEQEMTNLLQHSTCTLDISSDEETEQRAKRDGAEGRDKENIPPPDDVSQTSAQQTSQPKGEEMVIEKERVALGEMNAADFYADGCDETSVILIHEDDEEPEAPHAISNIPEEEEEEEPEEDEEPELEIHEDIDDLISRPDNSSSKAAVLQPIEGTGESFELWESGSAKDEAESP; encoded by the exons ATGGCCGCCGTCACTCGCCAGCCGTTTGCTCCCCTGGACGGAGCTCGTCTTCAATCATTAACCAGTCTGAAGAACAGACAAAATG CCGCACCCGTTTCTCCAAAGCGCAAAGCAGAGTTTCTCGAGATTGACAACTGCGAGAATGTCGAtccgctgctcttctccaagcGCTCCAAGGGCGTCAGCTCTGCCAAGGATGGCCTCAAGCCCTCCAACTACTTTCTCACTCCCAAGATCAGCACTCCCGTGCGGTCCTCTCTCGCCACTCCAGTCAAGGCTGCTTCAACGCCTCGACGCATCCTCAGTGCCAAGTCATGCTTGAGCAAGCTCGGCTCTGAAAACGCCACGCCCAAGTCTTGCCCTCCTCCAGCCGGTCGCTCACCGACTCGTGGCAAGCGCTCAGGAATGCTGTCGAGCCGGCGACGCACCACTCGCCTGGACCCTCCCTCATTCATGggcgcttcttctgcccccttttctctcgatGCTGCTTTGAAGGGCACCATCGCGGGGTACACCCCCAAGCCTGCTGCCAGGAAGCCCATGTCTAGCCTGCTCGAGCCTGAGGCCAAGTCCAGCTGGTTCTTCGACATTCACGAAGACACCCCTGAACAAGAGATGACCAACCTTCTCCAGCACAGCACCTGCACACTCGACATCTCATCTGATGAGGAGACTGAGCAGCGCGCCAAGCGAGATGGTGCCGAAGGCCGTGACAAGGAGAACATTCCTCCTCCCGATGACGTCTCCCAGACTTCAGCCCAGCAGACCAGCCAGCCcaagggcgaggagatgGTTATTGAAAAGGAGCGAGTTGCGCTCGGAGAGATGAATGCCGCTGACTTTTACGCCGATGGCTGTGATGAGACGTCGGTGATTCTGATCcacgaggatgacgaggagccGGAAGCCCCTCATGCCATTTCAAACATtcctgaagaggaagaggaagaggaacccgaagaagacgaggaaccCGAGCTTGAGATTCACGAGGATATCGATGACCTCATCTCAAGACCCGACAACTCATCATCCAAGGCCGCTGTCCTACAGCCCATTGAAGGCACAGGCGAGAGCTTTGAGCTATGGGAAAGCGGCAGCGCCAAGGATGAGGCTGAAAGCCCGTAA
- a CDS encoding uncharacterized protein (EggNog:ENOG41), with product MPSKLAFVTGATGFIGSQVVASALQDGYTVRVSVRKPEQMDTLKGIFHDDVPRLQFVVVPDISVPGAFDSALDGVQVVFHLASPMPGQGSDLHRDYLEPARNGTLSMLESASKVGSIKRVIVMSSILGIGPVDLFYNTDTFVAANTGKRHDIDLDKVFPGGKGDNGRKYVASKIVAHQATRDWVAEHSPAFTLATIHPTFVLGPSLVRRTAADLDGINAWFWQSLQLAAPLFPAVIVDVRDVAQLCIRAAAMDVQAELVASGAPTSWREIGEWTRATYPQLETRLDEDGPVPFRVDNEVLGMRWRPLGETLGGLIDQQLALQKGSA from the exons ATGCCTTCCAAGCTTGCCTTTGTCACCGGCGCAACGGGCTTCATCGGCTCGCAGGTCGTCGCATCTGCTCTGCAAGACGGCTACACCGTGCGAGTGAGCGTCCGAAAGCCAGAGCAGATGGACACCCTCAAGGGCATCTTCCACGACGACGTTCCAAGGCTGCAGTTTGTCGTTGTGCCGGACATTTCAGTTCCCGGGGCGTTTGACAGTGCTCTGGACGGTGTGCAGGTCGTCTTCCATCTGGCATCGCCCATGCCTGGCCAGGGGAGCGACCTGCACCGGGACTATCTCGAGCCAGCGCGCAATGGAACGCTGTCGATGCTGGAGAGTGCCAGCAAGGTGGGCAGCATCAAGAGGGTGATTGTCATGTCTTCGATCCTGGGCATTGGGCCCGTCGACTTGTTTTACAACACAGACACGTTTGTCGCAG CCAACACCGGCAAAAGACACGACATCGACCTCGACAAGGTCTTCCCCGGCGGCAAGGGCGACAACGGCCGCAAATACGTGGCCTCCAAGATCGTCGCGCACCAGGCCACGCGGGACTGGGTCGCCGAGCACTCGCCGGCCTTTACGCTGGCCACGATCCATCCGACATTCGTGCTGGGCCCCAGCCTGGTGCGCAGGACGGCCGCCGACCTGGACGGCATCAACGCCTGGTTCTGGCAGTCGCTGCAGCTGGCGGCGCCGCTGTTCCCAGCCGTGATTGTCGACGTGCGAGACGTGGCGCAGCTGTGCATCAGGGCCGCGGCGATGGACGTGCAGGCCGAGCTGGTGGCCTCGGGGGCGCCGACGAGCTGGCGCGAGATTGGCGAGTGGACGAGGGCGACGTATCCGCAGCTGGAGACGAGGCTGGACGAGGACGGGCCGGTGCCGTTCAGGGTCGACAACGAGGTGCTGGGGATGCGGTGGCGGCCGCTGGGAGAGACGCTGGGCGGGTTGATAGACCAGCAGCTGGCGCTACAAAAGGGCAGCGCTTag
- a CDS encoding uncharacterized protein (EggNog:ENOG41), producing MPHWLIYHPPSAYQDVESKDTLAKAITAFYTGVGMPAFYVVVQFIQVPLASTYVGAQTRSAGDKPFVRLVATHIAHNYPDDDAVLRAAGETFNKLLTAQIKPMGYDWEFHIAETDRRLWKVNEFTPPERHTDGEALWVKENKAVPY from the coding sequence ATGCCTCACTGGCTCATCTACCACCCCCCCTCCGCCTACCAGGACGTCGAGTCCAAAGACACTTTAGCAAAGGCCATCACCGCCTTCTACACCGGCGTCGGCATGCCCGCCTTCTACGTCGTCGTCCAGTTCATCCAAGTGCCCCTTGCCAGCACGTACGTCGGCGCCCAGACCCGCAGCGCCGGCGACAAGCCCTTCGTCCGCCTCGTCGCCACGCACATTGCGCACAACTACCCGGACGACGATGCCGTGCTCCGCGCGGCGGGCGAGACGTTCAACAAGCTGCTGACGGCGCAGATCAAGCCCATGGGATATGACTGGGAGTTTCACATTGCCGAGACGGACCGGCGGCTGTGGAAGGTTAACGAGTTTACGCCTCCGGAGAGACACACCGATGGGGAGGCGCTTTGGGTCAAGGAGAATAAGGCGGTGCCTTACTGA
- a CDS encoding uncharacterized protein (EggNog:ENOG41), producing MSKKVSWHDHILPPLNHSNSEIRLLQIKPGFPDSPIRCKFHVTTLDNIDVSYEALSYAWGTDSQNSTHEDIYFGDNDDDDAHKVGVTPSLANALRRLRLLNEPRHVWADALCINQADDHEKSLQVSIMGRIYSTCTQGAIWLGPLGDTPQDDARAALDTISWIAGEQEAPSWMEVSESDEDEDEDEEDGDECDGEDGDADDNGVEDEDEAGNEEEDGDDNHGEQDSEAASLKRQAAAAAFKTLINVPWWSRIWTVQEAILPPKAIIYWGPCEIPWSTLDKASDSFFDDSAPNVPDEFWHNGCLEDLTSALRGLNASREEELFMLLWRWRHRKATDPRDKVYGLLGFRHDVSLPSVTMCDYTVDVRTLYQKVTIDLINISTDLQPLMGRGGERSEISGLASWAVDWDGVKDPAKRTKCSFWDHHHWWHFGGFTADRGIYGVGEGLRVEGDGDVLRVTGLRLSPIAMVENNLPEDIEVSEDVTVAALYRLYGDRWGELMTRYHKQFPDKLFNGGMTAFLSLITGNLVSDGSEDNNEFAEWVQKMLRTKAFFITEDGRLGLGPRNIRPGQELWIVGGCRMPIILNPLPKASDEEADVSLTFHSECFVYGIMTGEAVEGRGGQVIEILLR from the coding sequence ATGTCCAAAAAAGTCTCCTGGCACGACCATATCCTCCCCCCTCTCAACCACTCCAACTCAGAAATCCGACTCCTCCAAATCAAACCAGGATTCCCAGACTCGCCCATCCGCTGCAAATTCCACGTCACAACTCTCGACAACATAGACGTCTCCTATGAGGCGCTCTCCTACGCCTGGGGAACCGACAGCCAAAATTCCACCCACGAGGACATTTACTTTGGAgacaacgacgacgacgatgcccaCAAAGTCGGCGTCACCCCTTCGCTGGCCAATGCCCTCCGCCGGCTGCGTCTGCTCAATGAGCCACGCCACGTCTGGGCCGACGCGCTGTGCATCAACCAGGCAGACGACCATGAAAAGTCACTTCAGGTCAGCATCATGGGCCGCATCTACAGCACCTGCACGCAAGGCGCCATCTGGCTCGGCCCCCTAGGTGACACTCCCCAAGATGATGCCCGAGCAGCGCTAGACACCATCTCCTGGATCGCCGGCGAGCAAGAGGCTCCATCTTGGATGGAAGTCAGCGAaagcgatgaggatgaagatgaggatgaagaagacggtgATGAATGTGACGGCGAAGATGGTGATGCAGATGACAATGGagtcgaggatgaggatgaagctggcaatgaagaggaggatggagacgACAACCACGGCGAACAAGACAGTGAAGCCGCAAGCCTAAAGAGacaagccgccgccgccgccttcaAAACCCTCATCAACGTCCCCTGGTGGTCCCGCATCTGGACCGTCCAAGAAGCCATCCTGCCCCCCAAAGCAATCATCTACTGGGGCCCCTGCGAAATCCCCTGGTCCACCCTCGACAAGGCATCCGACAGCTTCTTCGACGACTCGGCGCCAAACGTGCCCGACGAGTTCTGGCACAACGGCTGCCTCGAGGACCTGACGTCTGCGCTCCGCGGGCTCAACGCCTCGCGCGAGGAAGAGCTCTTCATGCTGCTCTGGCGATGGAGACATCGAAAGGCCACGGATCCTCGGGATAAAGTATACGGCCTCTTGGGTTTTCGGCATGACGTCTCTCTCCCCTCGGTGACAATGTGCGACTACACTGTCGACGTGCGCACGCTGTACCAAAAAGTAACGATAGACCTCATCAACATAAGCACCGATCTCCAACCCCTAATGGGTCGCGGGGGTGAGCGCTCTGAAATCTCAGGCCTCGCCTCCTGGGCCGTAGACTGGGACGGCGTCAAAGATCCCGCGAAGCGCACCAAATGCAGCTTCTGGGACCATCACCACTGGTGGCACTTTGGCGGCTTCACCGCTGATCGGGGCATATACGGCGTGGGCGAGGGCTTGCGGGTCGAAGGAGACGGCGATGTCCTCCGCGTGACCGGTCTTCGACTGAGTCCGATTGCCATGGTAGAGAACAATCTCCCAGAAGACATCGAAGTGTCAGAGGATGTCACAGTCGCGGCCCTCTACCGTTTGTATGGCGACCGATGGGGCGAACTCATGACCCGGTACCACAAACAATTTCCGGATAAGCTATTCAACGGCGGCATGACTGCTTTCCTCAGCCTGATTACTGGTAATCTGGTGTCAGATGGATCCGAAGATAATAACGAGTTCGCCGAATGGGTTCAGAAAATGCTTCGGACAAAGGCCTTCTTTATCACCGAGGATGGGCGGCTTGGACTGGGCCCGCGGAATATTCGCCCAGGGCAAGAATTGTGGATTGTAGGCGGGTGTAGAATGCCTATAATCCTGAACCCTCTACCAAAAGCATCAGACGAAGAGGCTGATGTGAGTCTAACATTTCACAGCGAATGCTTTGTGTACGGTATCATGACGGGAGAGGCTgtagaaggaagaggaggccaagTAATAGAAATCCTGCTTCGATGA
- a CDS encoding uncharacterized protein (EggNog:ENOG41) has product MCPYPGANDLQTRMDTFPNNLKFVQGVNSARQTEERNPWVWGRDEDEACCCCGCGSETVLCGCYSYSRAWTRLEIAASDQDAINIPEIRSCNSDCTQFALGLPFYALCIGSLQKAVRRHYSIDGDDCQDYCDACCSPRRTLVRVEGEIIVREQARNGKGEKLEETQYLCYGPMAYPTKQEQFTPAARQEAAPQKGKAYLYPQTLQARAQPAKVNRRPMHTLEDDLATPSRAKQQEHVLGDDVESAAPTEPTPHELGATASRIGPLKNENGPVPSSL; this is encoded by the exons ATGTGTCCATACCCGGGAGCCAATGACCTGCAAACCCGGATGGACACTTTCCCAAACAACCTCAAATTCGTCCAAGGAGTCAATAGCGCTCGTCAAACGGAGGAACGGAACCCATGGGTATGGGGCagagatgaggacgaggcctgctgctgttgtggaTGCGGATCCGAGACCGTTCTCTGCGGTTGTTACAGCTATTCGCGGGCGTGGACTCGACTGGAGATAGCTGCTTCTGACCAAGATGCAATCAACATACCCGAGATTCGGTCTTGTAATTCCGATTGTACTCAGTTTGCACTGGGCCTGCCAT TCTACGCACTCTGTATTGGTTCACTGCAAAAGGCCGTCCGCAGGCACTACAGcattgatggcgatgactgTCAAGACTATTGCGATGCCTGCTGTTCTCCGCGCCGAACACTTGTGCGAGTTGAAGGAGAGATTATCGTTCGCGAGCAAGCCCGAAATGGCAAAGGTGAAAAGCTGGAAGAGACGCAGTATCTCTGCTACGGACCAATGGCCTATCCTACCAAACAAGAGCAATTTACTCCAGCAGCTCGTCAAGAGGCCGCTCCACAGAAAGGCAAAGCCTATTTGTATCCGCAAACTTTGCAGGCCCGCGCACAGCCGGCCAAGGTCAACCGACGGCCCATGCACACCTTAGAAGACGACCTTGCTACGCCGAGCAGAGCTAAACAGCAAGAACATGTTCTTGGCGACGATGTAGAGAGCGCAGCTCCCACCGAACCTACCCCCCACGAGCTGGGGGCCACAGCATCACGAATAGGGCCtttgaagaatgaaaatgG ACCGGTGCCGTCATCACTGTAA
- a CDS encoding uncharacterized protein (EggNog:ENOG41), whose protein sequence is MCPYPGANDLQTRMDTFPNNLKFVQGVNSARQTEERNPWVWGRDEDEACCCCGCGSETVLCGCYSYSRAWTRLEIAASDQDAINIPEIRSCNSDCTQFALGLPFYALCIGSLQKAVRRHYSIDGDDCQDYCDACCSPRRTLVRVEGEIIVREQARNGKGEKLEETQYLCYGPMAYPTKQEQFTPAARQEAAPQKGKAYLYPQTLQARAQPAKVNRRPMHTLEDDLATPSRAKQQEHVLGDDVESAAPTEPTPHELGATASRIGPLKNENG, encoded by the exons ATGTGTCCATACCCGGGAGCCAATGACCTGCAAACCCGGATGGACACTTTCCCAAACAACCTCAAATTCGTCCAAGGAGTCAATAGCGCTCGTCAAACGGAGGAACGGAACCCATGGGTATGGGGCagagatgaggacgaggcctgctgctgttgtggaTGCGGATCCGAGACCGTTCTCTGCGGTTGTTACAGCTATTCGCGGGCGTGGACTCGACTGGAGATAGCTGCTTCTGACCAAGATGCAATCAACATACCCGAGATTCGGTCTTGTAATTCCGATTGTACTCAGTTTGCACTGGGCCTGCCAT TCTACGCACTCTGTATTGGTTCACTGCAAAAGGCCGTCCGCAGGCACTACAGcattgatggcgatgactgTCAAGACTATTGCGATGCCTGCTGTTCTCCGCGCCGAACACTTGTGCGAGTTGAAGGAGAGATTATCGTTCGCGAGCAAGCCCGAAATGGCAAAGGTGAAAAGCTGGAAGAGACGCAGTATCTCTGCTACGGACCAATGGCCTATCCTACCAAACAAGAGCAATTTACTCCAGCAGCTCGTCAAGAGGCCGCTCCACAGAAAGGCAAAGCCTATTTGTATCCGCAAACTTTGCAGGCCCGCGCACAGCCGGCCAAGGTCAACCGACGGCCCATGCACACCTTAGAAGACGACCTTGCTACGCCGAGCAGAGCTAAACAGCAAGAACATGTTCTTGGCGACGATGTAGAGAGCGCAGCTCCCACCGAACCTACCCCCCACGAGCTGGGGGCCACAGCATCACGAATAGGGCCtttgaagaatgaaaatgGGTAG
- a CDS encoding uncharacterized protein (EggNog:ENOG41~TransMembrane:1 (i127-148o)), giving the protein MSSLDKRQSTASVVLTTEVTVEVSVPDKALAPTVGVYAVPTHATSVTSITSNPQSEKTTTNPFDADIEALNSHSSLDKSGRKSMTMEAAANCPVWPGKDHWKKQAKHAKMQRTRCTPMAKLSARNKIIVKILIIVLVVGAGVSIGLGISKAVGAPVWGSKKSD; this is encoded by the coding sequence ATGTCTTCTCTCGACAAGAGGCAGTCTACTGCCAGTGTTGTCCTCACTACTGAGGTCACCGTGGAGGTTTCTGTGCCCGACAAGGCTCTGGCCCCTACCGTGGGCGTCTACGCTGTCCCAACACATGCCACCTCTGTCACGAGCATCACATCCAACCCGCAATCCGAAAAGACAACGACCAACCCCTTCGACGCAGACATTGAGGCGCTCAATTCGCACAGCTCCCTCGATAAATCAGGCCGGAAAAGTATGACCATGGAAGCCGCCGCGAACTGCCCCGTATGGCCTGGAAAGGACCACTGGAAGAAACAGGCTAAGCACGCCAAGATGCAGCGCACGCGCTGCACCCCCATGGCCAAGCTGAGCGCGCGCAACAAGATCATCGTCAAGATCTTGATCATTGTGTTAGTCGTGGGAGCCGGCGTCAGCATTGGCCTTGGTATCAGCAAAGCGGTGGGCGCACCGGTCTGGGGCAGCAAGAAATCAGACTGA